The following proteins come from a genomic window of Miscanthus floridulus cultivar M001 chromosome 2, ASM1932011v1, whole genome shotgun sequence:
- the LOC136516056 gene encoding squalene synthase 1-like, which produces MGALSRPEEALALVKLRVAAGQIKRQIPPEEHWAFGYSMLQKVSRSFALVIQQLGPELRNAVCIFYLVLRALDTVEDDTSIPTEVKVPILQEFYQHIYNRDWRFSCGTNHYRVLMDNFHHVSTAFLELGQGYQKAIEEITRRMGAGMAKFICKEVETVDDYDEYCHYVAGLVGYGLSRLFYAAGTEDLAPDSLSNSMGLFLQKTNIIRDYLEDINEIPKSRMFWPREIWSKYADKLEDFKHEENSEKAVQCLNDMVTNALIHAEECLQYMSALKDHAIFRFCAIPQIMAIGTCALCYNNVHVFRGVVKMRRGLTARIIDETNSMSDVYTAFYEFSSLIESKIDDNDPNAALTRRRVDSIKQTCKSSGLVKRRGYHLDKSPYKPMLIMIVLLLVAILFGVLYTK; this is translated from the exons ATGGGGGCGCTGTCGCGGCCGGAGGAGGCGCTGGCGCTGGTGAAGCTGCGGGTGGCGGCGGGGCAGATCAAGCGCCAGATCCCGCCCGAGGAGCACTGGGCCTTCGGCTACTCCATGCTCCAGAAGGTCTCCCGCAGCTTCGCCCTCGTCATCCAGCAGCTCGGACCCGAACTCCGCAATGCC GTGTGCATCTTCTACCTCGTGCTCCGTGCCCTCGACACCGTTG AGGATGACACTAGCATCCCGACCGAGGTGAAGGTGCCCATCCTCCAGGAATTCTACCAGCACATCTACAACCGCGACTGGCGTTTTTCGT GTGGAACAAATCACTACAGAGTGCTGATGGATAACTTTCACCACGTATCCACTGCCTTCCTGGAGCTTGGTCAAGG TTACCAAAAGGCAATAGAAGAAATCACTAGGCGAATGGGAGCAGGAATGGCAAAATTTATATGCAAGGAG GTTGAAACTGTTGATGACTATGACGAGTATTGCCACTATGTAGCCGGGCTAGTTGGTTATGGACTTTCCAGACTCTTCTATGCTGCTGGGACGGAAGATCTGGCTCCAGACTCACTGTCAAATTCAATGGGTCTATTTTTACAG AAAACTAATATAATTAGGGACTATTTGGAGGACATAAATGAGATACCAAAGTCTCGCATGTTCTGGCCTCGAGAGATATGGAGTAAATATGCAGATAAGCTTGAG GATTTCAAACATGAGGAAAATTCCGAAAAAGCAGTACAGTGCTTGAATGATATGGTGACTAATGCACTAATTCATGCTGAAGAGTGCCTTCAGTACATGTCAGCCTTGAAGGATCATGCCATTTTCCGTTTTTGTGCAATACCCCAG ATAATGGCAATTGGAACATGTGCTCTTTGCTACAATAATGTGCATGTCTTTAGAGGAGTTGTAAAGATGAGACGTG GTCTCACGGCACGAATAATTGACGAGACAAACTCAATGTCAGACGTCTATACTGCTTTCTATGAGTTTTCTTCATTGATAGAGTCAAAG ATTGATGACAATGATCCAAATGCTGCTCTAACACGGAGACGTGTggattcaataaagcaaacttgCAAGTCGTCTGGTTTGGTAAAGAGGAG GGGATACCATTTGGACAAGTCACCTTACAAGCCCATGCTG ATCATGATTGTCCTCCTGCTGGTGGCTATTCTTTTCGGAGTACTGTATACCAAGTGA